The DNA window GCAGGTGCTCGGGCTCGCCGCGCAGAACACCGCGCCGCCGCCGGACATCGGCGCGGTGTCCGGTGCGATCACCTTCCTGCGCTCGCTCGGTACCGCGGTCGGGATCTCGGTCTTCGGCTCGGTGTTCACCGCGACGCCCGACCACGTCACCGCGCTGCACCACGTGGCGCTCACCGCGGGCGCGCTGCTCGTGCTCGGTCTCGTCGTTTCCCTCTCCCTCAAGAACATTCCACTGTCCACAAAGGATCATTCATGACCATCCTCGTTTCCGGGGCCACCGGCAAGATCGGCCGCGAACTGGTGCCGCTGCTGCTCGACCGCGGTGAAGCGGTCCGCGCGCTCACCCGCGACCCCGCCTCGGCGAAGGTCGACCCGCGCGCCGAAGCCGTCAAGGCGGATCTCGACGACCCCGCCACCCTGCCGCCCGTGCTCGACGGCGTCGACGCGGTGTTCGTGCTGACGAACGGCCACCGCGGCGAAGGGCTCGCCCAGGAAACCCATCTCGCCACCGCCGCGGCGAAGGCGGGCGCGGCCCGGCTCGTCAAGCTCTCCACCACCGGCGTCCACTTCGGCGGCACCGACCGGATCTCGGCTGGCCACCGCGCCGCGGAGGAGGTGATCCGCGCGGCGGGACCGGCGTGGACGATCCTCCAGCCCGGCGGGTTCATGGACAACCGGCTCTGGTGGGCGAAGACCGCGCGCGAGGAGAACGCCGTCCACGTTTTCGAAGCCGAAGACGCCTCGGTGATGATCCACGCCCGCGACATCGCCGCGGTCGCCGCCGAAGCGCTCACCGCGCCCGGTCACGAGGGGCGGACCTACCCGCTCACCGGCGGCGAGGTCCTGACCCCGGCGGAGCAGGCCGCCACGCTGTCCGCGGCCGTCGGCAGGCGGCTCGACCTCGTCGTCGACACCGAGGCCGAGCTCTGGGCGCAGTTCCAGGCGAAGGGCTGGCCGCGGGAAAGCTTCGACGGCTTCGTCGCGTTGAAGCGCGGTTCCGTCGAACGGGAATCGATCGTGTTCGACACCGTCGAGACCCTCCTCGACAGGGCCCCGCTCACCTTCGCCACCTGGTGCACCGAAAACGCCCCCGCCTTCGGGCGGCGGGCAGCCTGACCGTCACCCTGAAGGTGGCTTTCGGGGACGTAGATGCCCCGAAAGCCACCTTCGGGGCATGCGGCCTGGCCCGAGAAAAAAGTCGTTAGGCCGTTCGGGTGTTGTCGTACCCGGCGGGCAGGCGAATTCGTTGGGCTGCCCAGGTTCGATACGACAGACTTCAACACGTGTTCAATTCGGGAGCCGCTCGACGAGCACCCCTCCTCTTCCTCCTGCTCACGCTGGGGTTCCTCGGCGTCGGCGTGGCCGGGGTCATCTGGCGCGCCGAAACGCCGGGCGACGGCACCACGGTCAACGTCGTCAGCGGCGCCGTCTCACGGGAAGGCGCCGTGGTCAGGGACACCGACGGCACCACGCCCTTGCGCACCGGCGACATCGTCCTAGCCATCGACGGGCAGAACATCCGCGACGCGCTCATCGGCGGTCCCGGCGGGAAGCCGGTCCACGGCGGCGAAGTCCTGCGCTACGACATCGTGCGCGACGGCGCCGCCCTTTCGCTCGACGTTCCGCTCCGGCAGTTCTCGGTCGGCGGGAATCTGGTCAAGGGCTGGCCTTCGCTGCTGGTGAACATCGCACTGCTGGGCACGGCGTCGGCGATCTTCGTCGCGCGCCCGCGCGATCCCGCGGCGCACGCCGGGATCCTCGCCTCCGGGATCGGTGTCGCGACGGTCGCCTGGTCCGGCTACTTCCAGCTGGAGGTGATCGACCTCGTCGCGGGCGACCAGTTCTGGCGCTGGTACGGCGGCCAGGCGATGTTCGCGCTGCTGTGGGCGGGCATGGTGCACTTCGCGCTCGCCTACCCCGAGGTCACCGATCGCCGCAGGCACCACAGGCTCGTCGCCGCCGCGTACGCCGGCTCGCTGCTCTCCTACGCGGTCCTCGCCGCCTTCGCCGGGCTGTTCGGCGAAGACCCGTTCGAGCGGCTTTCGATCATGGGTTCGCCCGCGATCCCGTCGTTGTATCTCTACCCGTTCATCGTGCTCTTGATCCTTGTCACGAAGTACGTGCGAGGCGAAGATCCGCTGCTGAGGAGGCGACTGCGATGGCTCGCGGCTTCCCTGTCCGGCGCGGCGGCGCTCTACCTCGGCATCTGGATAATTCCGACGGCCGTGACGGGAAGTCCGCCGGTGCCGATGGAATACCACACACTGGTCTTCCTGCCGGTGCCGATCGCGGTCGCGATGGCCATCCTGCGGCACCGCGCGCTCAACATCGACGTGGTGATCAGCAGATCGCTGGTCTACGCCACCTTGACCGTGCTGCTCGCCGGCGGTTACATCGGTGTGGTCGGCGCGCTCAGCGCGGTGTTCCCGCCGCTGGGCGGAATGTGGCAGCAGGCGATCGCGGCCGCCGCGCTCGCGCTGGCCGTGCAACCGCTGCGGGCCTGGGTGCAGCGGATGATCAACGTCAGGCTGTTCGGTGAACCCACCGACCCGTACCGGGTGGTGTCGTCGCTGGCGGCCCGCCTCGAAGAGATCGACACCCCTACGGAGCAACTGACCGCCATGGTGGAAACGATCGGCGCCGCGCTGCGATTGCCCTATGTGGCCATCGAACTCGATCGCGACGGCGGCACCGAGGAAGCCGCGGCCTACGGCACCCCGACGGCGTTGTCGCACCGGCTGCCCCTGACCTTCCAGGGGGAGTCGATCGGCAGGCTCGTCATCGCGCGCCGCAGCCCGCGGGAAACGCTGAGCCGCAAGGAAAGGGCCGTGCTCGCCGAGGTCGCCAGGCACGCGGGCACGGTCGCCCACACCGCGCGCCTGACCACCGACCTGCTGCGCAGCAGGGACAGGCTGGTGAGCGCGCGCGAAGAAGAACGGCGGCAGCTGCTGCGCGAACTGCACGACGGCGTCGGACCCACGCTCGCCGCGATCACGCTCGGCCTGCACGCGAGCAGGCGCGCGATCGGCGAGTCCGCGCCGTCCGCGATGCTGCTGGCGAAACTGCAGGACGCGCTCAACGGGGCAAGCACCGAGGTTCGCAGGCTCGCGCACGGGCTGCGGCCGCCCGCACTGGAAAAGCTCGGCCTCCGCGCGGCGATCGAGGACTACATCGGCACCATCGGGCACGCGCCGGGGCTCACCATTTCCTACGACGCGCCCGAGGAGCTCCCTGCCATGCCGCCCGCGGTCGACGTCGCCGCGTACCGGATCGTCTGCGAGTCGCTGACCAACGTGACACGGCACGCGAAGGCAAGCACGTGCGCGGTGGTCCTGAAGGCAGTCACTGAGCTGGAGATCGAAGTCAGCGACGACGGCATCGGGCTCGACGAGCACAGCGCGCCGGGGTTCGGGCTGGCGTCGATGCGCGAGCGCGCCACGGAACTCGGCGGCCGGTTCCGCGCCGCGCCCCGCCCCGGCGGCGGGACGACGGTGTCCGCGACACTGCCGCTGCCGGCGGAACTTCCCGGCCACGCGGTGGAAGGGGCTCGATGAGCGAAGACGGGATGCTCCGCGTTCTGGTGGTCGACGACCACCCCCTGTTCCGGTTCGGGGTGTGCACGATCCTCGCCGGGGAGCCGTCGATCGAAGTGGTCGGCGAAGCGGCGAACGGCGAGGGCGCGGTCAGCGCGACGGCGGCGCTGGCGCCGGACGTCGTGGTGATGGACCTCAACCTGCCCGATCTCAGCGGGGTGGACGCGACGAAGCGGATCGTCGCGGCGCGGCCGGAGACGGGTGTCCTGATGCTGACCATGTCGGACGAGAACGAGTCGGTGTTCGCGGCGATGCGCGCGGGGGCGCGCGGGTATCTGCTCAAGGACGCCGAGCCGGACGAGATCGTGCGCGCGGTGCGGGCG is part of the Amycolatopsis sp. CA-230715 genome and encodes:
- a CDS encoding SDR family oxidoreductase, with the translated sequence MTILVSGATGKIGRELVPLLLDRGEAVRALTRDPASAKVDPRAEAVKADLDDPATLPPVLDGVDAVFVLTNGHRGEGLAQETHLATAAAKAGAARLVKLSTTGVHFGGTDRISAGHRAAEEVIRAAGPAWTILQPGGFMDNRLWWAKTAREENAVHVFEAEDASVMIHARDIAAVAAEALTAPGHEGRTYPLTGGEVLTPAEQAATLSAAVGRRLDLVVDTEAELWAQFQAKGWPRESFDGFVALKRGSVERESIVFDTVETLLDRAPLTFATWCTENAPAFGRRAA
- a CDS encoding sensor histidine kinase, yielding MFNSGAARRAPLLFLLLTLGFLGVGVAGVIWRAETPGDGTTVNVVSGAVSREGAVVRDTDGTTPLRTGDIVLAIDGQNIRDALIGGPGGKPVHGGEVLRYDIVRDGAALSLDVPLRQFSVGGNLVKGWPSLLVNIALLGTASAIFVARPRDPAAHAGILASGIGVATVAWSGYFQLEVIDLVAGDQFWRWYGGQAMFALLWAGMVHFALAYPEVTDRRRHHRLVAAAYAGSLLSYAVLAAFAGLFGEDPFERLSIMGSPAIPSLYLYPFIVLLILVTKYVRGEDPLLRRRLRWLAASLSGAAALYLGIWIIPTAVTGSPPVPMEYHTLVFLPVPIAVAMAILRHRALNIDVVISRSLVYATLTVLLAGGYIGVVGALSAVFPPLGGMWQQAIAAAALALAVQPLRAWVQRMINVRLFGEPTDPYRVVSSLAARLEEIDTPTEQLTAMVETIGAALRLPYVAIELDRDGGTEEAAAYGTPTALSHRLPLTFQGESIGRLVIARRSPRETLSRKERAVLAEVARHAGTVAHTARLTTDLLRSRDRLVSAREEERRQLLRELHDGVGPTLAAITLGLHASRRAIGESAPSAMLLAKLQDALNGASTEVRRLAHGLRPPALEKLGLRAAIEDYIGTIGHAPGLTISYDAPEELPAMPPAVDVAAYRIVCESLTNVTRHAKASTCAVVLKAVTELEIEVSDDGIGLDEHSAPGFGLASMRERATELGGRFRAAPRPGGGTTVSATLPLPAELPGHAVEGAR
- a CDS encoding response regulator, whose protein sequence is MSEDGMLRVLVVDDHPLFRFGVCTILAGEPSIEVVGEAANGEGAVSATAALAPDVVVMDLNLPDLSGVDATKRIVAARPETGVLMLTMSDENESVFAAMRAGARGYLLKDAEPDEIVRAVRAVGRREAIFGPDIATRVLGFFTEPQPQAAPAFPELTAREREVLGLIAAGSSNTVIASTLCLSPKTVRNHISNVFAKLRVADRAEAIVRARNAGLGD